A region of the Stieleria neptunia genome:
GCGATCACCGGTTTTCCCTTGGTCAGCGATTCGGCGGCCTTGGGCAACAACCACGCCTGGAGTTTATTGACGTCGTGTTTCGCCGCGTCCAGCGTGTGCGAGCCGACCGAAAGATCGCCGTCTTGCGTGCGACGCACCAGCAGCGTGCCCCGTACCGCGGGACGCTCCGCATGCAGTTTCAAGACATCGGCGATGGTCTGGTGAAGGTTCCGGCCGCGCGACAGCAACGCCATCAGTCGCGCATGCAGGTCCGCGATCAAATGCAGCGGTTGTGGGTCGTTGGCGCGATCGTCGTGGCGGGGTCGAATGGTCCGGCCGATCGCCAGCGGCGTCTGTGCCGCGTCGCTTCGAAACTGGTTCATCGCGGTGCTAGTCCTTTGGCGCGGCCGTCAGCGTTGTCGGGCGAATCTTCTTGCCGACGAACGGCAATTGACAACGCACACCACTTCGATAGTGACGATTCGGGTTGTCGATCAGCAGGTCGACACGCACACGTCCGCTGTCTGCTTCGGTCACGATACCGACATAGTCGACGCGGCCGATGCAGCGTTGCTCGGTTTCCGGCAACCACAGGTCGACCTCCGTCTTTGAATCCAGCGAACCGGCAACCGACGTGGGCACAAACAGGGTGACACGCAGCCGATCCAATTGAACCACGGTGGCGACATGTGATTCCTGCGGCGAGACGTACTCTCCCGGCTGCTTCGTCACCTCGGTGATCACGCCGGAGATCGGGCTGTAGAGTCGTCGTTGCTCGATGCGGGCTTCGATTTCGCGCAATTCCAGTTTTCTCAGACGCATCTCTTCCCGCGCCGCGTCGACCTGCAACATGGCAACCGACGCATCAGCTTTCGCGCGGCGAACCTCTTCGACACTGCCCGCACCGTCGCTGAGCAGTTGTTGAAGTTTTTCATAACGTTGTTTCTTCAAGTCCCATTCGATGATCAGCGCATCGACTCGCGATCTGGACTCGGCTTTGGCGGCGGCGACGTTTCGGTTGGCCTGCAGCACGTCGCTGTCGAGCGTCAACAGCAACTGCCCCGCATCGACCTTCATTCCGCGATGGATCAAGACCGTGTCGATCGAGCCGCTTTCGGCAAGGCACAGTTTGATTTCGCGAAACGGTTCGGTGAACCCGCTGAAGGTGTCGAGGCGTTGCGGCGGCATGTCGCGTTCCGCCAGCGTTTCGCGTTGCGGCGGCGCGGCGTGACCGAGACTCAAACCGAGGCACGGGTATGCGCAACAACAAACGACCAGCAGGCCGCTGAAGAGATGTGGGGCAGTGGTGTTCATGGTGACGTTCGGCGTGCCCTCCGTGGTTTGAGCCGTGTTGGAGCTTTGGTGGGATAGGCTTCCAGCCTGTCATTTCGGCATCGACGATGCCTGAAAGCCTCTCCCAATCGTTCTTGGCCCGTTGCCTTAGGCACGTCTGGCCAGTGACGATTGCACCGACTCCATCCAGTCGTCGTGGGCGACCATGCGTTGCCGCTGCACGAGCGCGTCGGCCTCGGCCTGTCGTTGAATTCGTCGCAGCGCGACGGAAAAATCTTTGCGGCATTCACCGGTCGGGCCGGCCGAGGCGATCATCTCCGCGGCCAAATCCGGACCGCGCGATTGAATCAGTTCATCATCGGCAGCGGCATAGAACTGGCAGCTTCCCGGGTCGCCTTGGCGGGCGGCGCGGCCGGCGAGTTGACGATCGACGCGCTGGCAGGCGTGCATCGACGCGGCCGCAACGTGCAGCCCTCCGGCGGCCAGGGCCCCGGCGTCGGGTTTGATGTCGGTGCCGCGTCCGGCCATGTTCGTGGCGACGGTGACGGCTCCCGAGACGCCGGCCCGGCGGACGATCGACGCCTCCTCGTCATCTTGCAGGCCGTTCAAAACGACGTGTGAAATTCCCTGTTCGCTTAATCGCCGACTGAGCAGTTTGCTTTCTTGGATCGTCCCGGTCCCGATCAAGACCGGCTGGCCGCGGCGACTGCGCCCGGCCGCGTCATCGGCGATCGCGTCGAATTTGTTCCGGCACGAATCAAAGCAGCGCAGCGGAAGGTGTTGGCGGACGCAGGGCTTGTTGGTTTCGATCCGCACGACCGGCAATCGATAGAATTCCCGCAGTTCCGATTCGCTGTCCGATGCGGTTCCGGTCAGTCCCGCGACACCGTCGTAGAACCCGATGTAACGCTGCCGGGTGATGCGGGCGTGTGTTTCATTTTCATCGGTCATCTCGACTTGTTCTTTGGCCTCGACCGCCTGGTGCAACCCGCTGCTCCATTTTCGTTCGTCGTGGATGCGGCCCGTGTTCGGGTCGACGATCATGACCTGGCCTTCTTGCACAACGTAATCGACGTCGCATTGCAGGATCCGCTCGGCCCGCAAGGCGTTTTCGATCAATTGGCTCCAGGGGCGGGCGAGTTGACCCGGCGGCCGTGAATCAAACCTTTGATGGATCCGTTTCCAGCCATCGGGGGTTAACCGAATCGTGCGTTTGATCGGATCGATGATGTAGTCGTCGTCTTCGCTCAAATCCAGCGAGATGCGGCGGGCAAATTGATACAGGGCCGGCGACGTCGCGGCACTGCTTTTTCCGCCGGCCAAGATCAGCGGTGTGGTGGCTTCATCGATCAACACGCTGTCGGCTTCATCGATGATCGCAAACGCATGGCCACGTTGGGCGGGCGTCGCTTCATGGCTGTCGATCCCTTGCAGCGAGCGGAGGAATCGCTCGCCGAGTCGCGTTTGGTGGCGAGAACGGATCGCGAGTTGGTCCTTCAGAAAATCAAACCCGAATTCATAGCCCGGGCCATAGGTGATGTCACAGGCATAGGCTTCGATCTTCTCTTCGACGGGGCCTTGGGGCTGCAGCAGTCCGACGCTGAACCCGAGCATGTCATAGACCGGTTTGAGTTCGTCGTGGTCGCGGCTGGACAGGTAGTCATTGGTGGTCGCGACGTGCACGCCGCGCCCGGACCAGGCATGCAGCACCGTGGGCAGCGCCGTCGTGATCGTTTTGCCTTCACCGGTTTGAATCTCGGCGATGGTTCCGGCGGCCAGCACAAAACCGCCGCACAGCTGGACGTCGTAGTACGACATGCCGGTGGTCCGCCGCAGCGCCTCGCCGGTCAAGGCAAACGATTCGATCGTGTTGTCCAGGACGACAGCATCATCGCGGACACGAATCCGGTCGCGACATCGTGCGGCGGAGGCTCGAAACGATTGATCGTCGAGCGATTCGAGTTGCCGGCCGCGGGCACGAACCCGCTGGATCCAGTCTTGAGTCGATTTCCCCACCGACTGCACGCCGCGCTTCGGTTGCCCGGTGATGCCGCGATAGTTGGCAATGCAGGGGCGTGACTGGAACATGGGCGACGCGTGTGGACCGTGATGACCGAGGGAGACACGTCATGAAAATCGACGTTTTCGCCTCGATCACTTCACGCGTCTTGCCGAGT
Encoded here:
- a CDS encoding efflux RND transporter periplasmic adaptor subunit, producing MNTTAPHLFSGLLVVCCCAYPCLGLSLGHAAPPQRETLAERDMPPQRLDTFSGFTEPFREIKLCLAESGSIDTVLIHRGMKVDAGQLLLTLDSDVLQANRNVAAAKAESRSRVDALIIEWDLKKQRYEKLQQLLSDGAGSVEEVRRAKADASVAMLQVDAAREEMRLRKLELREIEARIEQRRLYSPISGVITEVTKQPGEYVSPQESHVATVVQLDRLRVTLFVPTSVAGSLDSKTEVDLWLPETEQRCIGRVDYVGIVTEADSGRVRVDLLIDNPNRHYRSGVRCQLPFVGKKIRPTTLTAAPKD
- a CDS encoding preprotein translocase subunit SecA, producing the protein MFQSRPCIANYRGITGQPKRGVQSVGKSTQDWIQRVRARGRQLESLDDQSFRASAARCRDRIRVRDDAVVLDNTIESFALTGEALRRTTGMSYYDVQLCGGFVLAAGTIAEIQTGEGKTITTALPTVLHAWSGRGVHVATTNDYLSSRDHDELKPVYDMLGFSVGLLQPQGPVEEKIEAYACDITYGPGYEFGFDFLKDQLAIRSRHQTRLGERFLRSLQGIDSHEATPAQRGHAFAIIDEADSVLIDEATTPLILAGGKSSAATSPALYQFARRISLDLSEDDDYIIDPIKRTIRLTPDGWKRIHQRFDSRPPGQLARPWSQLIENALRAERILQCDVDYVVQEGQVMIVDPNTGRIHDERKWSSGLHQAVEAKEQVEMTDENETHARITRQRYIGFYDGVAGLTGTASDSESELREFYRLPVVRIETNKPCVRQHLPLRCFDSCRNKFDAIADDAAGRSRRGQPVLIGTGTIQESKLLSRRLSEQGISHVVLNGLQDDEEASIVRRAGVSGAVTVATNMAGRGTDIKPDAGALAAGGLHVAAASMHACQRVDRQLAGRAARQGDPGSCQFYAAADDELIQSRGPDLAAEMIASAGPTGECRKDFSVALRRIQRQAEADALVQRQRMVAHDDWMESVQSSLARRA